TGGCTTTCTTGGGCTGCCCCAGAGTGTCCATTATTCACACCTGTGTGGTGCCGTCTTCCTGGGATCCCCTCTACCTGGGACAAGAGGCCCAGCCTACTTTCCCCCTAACAGCCTCTCCCCATCTCAGGCCCCAGCTCTCAGGAGGGGCTGCATCTTCCTGCTTCCAAAGGTTTTTGACCCAAAGCAGCTCTGCCTCTAGATCCCCATTTTACTTTGCATTCTTAGCTCATCAGAGAGCAGAAAGCCTTGATTACCTTGAGCCCACTGAGTGTTCAGCTTGGAATTCTTCACGACTGTCCCCAGGTGGGACCACACAGGCTGATTGGCGGGCATATAACTCAGGCTGGGAAGGACTTAACTCAGCGGTTTTCAAATTGTGGCTGCACATTGAATTTCAGTGCCCAGGCCACTTCCCAGCCAATTAAAGCAGAATCTCTGGGtgggcccaggcatcagtatttttttgtgtgttttagggGATTCCAATGCCCAATGTAGGTTGTGAGTCAGAGAGTTAAATTCTTGTCAGCACAGGTTTTAAACATCTCTCACTGCAGGGGTGGGCGCCTAATGGGCTAGTCACCCAGAATTCCTGTCATGTTCAGTTTGCAGACCTAACCAGTTTCCTGCCACTCACTGCTGCCAGTATGGGAGGAGAGAGCTGTGTCCGAAGCTCCTAAAAGGGGTCCCTTGGAAGAGTGAGGAACCTAGCTGCATCATTGTCACCTGCAGCTACTGGAGGTGATGGATGTTGAACTGAACTCTGAATCCTCACATCTGTCACAGCGCTTCTAGGGACACCCTGCCCTGaatcccaaacacacacacacacacacacacatacagtgggCCCTGTGGTGAGGGAAAACCTTACCCAGCTGCAAGGCCCATGAAGACCTCTGACTTCTGTACACCTCCCTAGCTGGTCCTCCCATCCCTTGCAAGGCCACCCATCGCAAAATTCTGGGGAGGGCCGTGGACCTCAGACTTCTGGGATGCAGGTTCAGACAAACATCATATCTGACACAGGGTGAGAGTGAGGGATCTTGGGCATGGATGACAAAGCAGAGACTGAGATATCATGTTCAGAGATGGTTGAGACATAAATGCCAAGAGATAACGAGAGACTCAGCAAAGTAGAGATCCATCAGTACCCACTCGAGGCAGGCCCAGCAGAGGGTGTGGTAGTTTGTGGGAGGGTTGGGGAAGAGAGGGAATCTTGAGGGGAGGCTGGCACAGCTGCTTCTGAAGATGTGGTAGGATTTAGAGGCTGCGTCCCCAAGCTAATGACCTCCAATGGCAGAGGGACAGccatcccccctgcccacccctaaTCCTCCTCTGCTTGTTTACCCACTCCAATCCCCAggctctctttcccctccccaaccccatgcTTGGTTCTCTCAGGGAGTGGCCAGCACAGGGGAGGGAAGCCTTGTCTCTcagcccctggggagggaggcagcaggCACAGCTGCAGCATCTCAGCTTCTGCGCTGGCCTTCCCCAGGGGCTGGCTTTGGCTGGCCATCCCCCATTGAGGCACAGTGCTTGTCCTGCTGTTGCTCAGCTGGGGTACCCTGTCCTCCTGGCTCCCTGCTAAGCTCTGTGCTGGCCCTGAGGGCCCTGCCAATCACAGACCTGTGGAATCCTGGCCTTCCCAGCTGGCTCTGACTGCAGCCAGTCCTACCCTGAATGGAGATGGCTAGGCAGGGgctgcagaaaaataaagcccAATGCCTACCCCAACTTGTGGAGGGAGCTCTGATCAGGCTGGCTGAGGTGTCAGAGACTGACCTGGGCCCTGAGGTTTCTTTTGGGTGCAGGATTGGTCAGGTTTGCATTAGGAACAAGGGCCTAGTGTGAGTTGCCCTGGCATGGGCTTTAAGGCGATGccaggaaatctttttttttgggtGAAAGGCAGGAAGATAAGGGGCTGATCCCTCATCTATGGGTCTGATTTCCAAAGGGCAATACCATGGTCAGTAAATGTCTTTATTGGAAGAGAGATCCAGTCTCCTTGGCTCTGCCAGCACCCTAGGTCATGAGGATTTCAATGTCGAGCTCCAGCCGGCTGGCTCTGACCTCATAGCGGCCCTGGATCAGGCCTCGGGTTTGGCTGGCATGCCAGCGCCAGTGAGACTGGATGATGCAGGCCGCTTGGTGTGTCTGGAGAAACCGTCTGCGGGCTTGCCACATTCGAACCTGTGCCTGCACCTTCACCACTGCCCACTCCTGGCAGGTGTAGAGTCTTAGTGCCAGGCACCGTCTTTGCTCCAGCATCTTGGCCTGCATCAACCTCCACCAGCACTGGATGACCCAGGCCCTGAGTGCTGCATGCAGTAACGTCCAGCGTACCATGTTGCCACGCCACCATGACTGAATCTTTATGGCTGCCTTCTCTAACTGATCGGGGGAAGGAAGAACATGGAGATGCTCAGTGGGGTACCCTCCCACTCCTAGACCCACCTCTGGTGCTGGGAGGAAAGGGGGCCTGGCCCAGGTAGCCCTGGCCTCTCATTTCTGGGCCCCATCCATCTTATTTCCAAACCCCTACTCACCTTTAGACACTGCTCATTATCCGCTGGGCAGATCCCTTCTATATGGGCCTCACTCACATTTTGTGTGTCCATGGCCCTGGTCTTTAGGGTCCACTCATCTATCAGTTAGGCCACCCTAGTCTTTAGCCCCGCCCTCAACTGTTAGGCACTCCCATCACTAGACTCCACCCACCTGCACACAAGGCTCCCCTCATCAGGTCCTGTCCATCCACATTTTGCCCacatctctttctcctcttcttttgtttgtatCTCCTTAGGGATTGACCAGTCACCTTATTTATTGATTCCCATCATTTTGGGGGGCCTGCCGTTATCTCTTGCTTTCAGTTTATTTCTCAGACTTAACTGGTGTCTTAAGTCTTGCTCTTTCTACACCTTCCAGTCACTTATGTCTGTTCCTGCTGGTGGCAGTGAAGAGAGAGATTCATGTGGCTTTCCTTCAAGTAAGGGATTTTACTTAGGACTACTCATCACCAGTGTGGATTTATGGAAACTTAAGTGTCAGAGCCTTTGGGAGGGATCCAAGCAGTGTGTTCATGGGCTAGTAtgttttttgttaaatttgtgaAAGCAAGATATTTTAGCTGCAATTGGAGGGGGCCTCTGTCTCCACCTCTCTGACCCCCTCTGTCACCCTTTTCTTGTCGGGTGCCATGGAATGGCTGCAGTTTCTTTTGGAATGTGACTAAGGGGAAGCTGAGTTGGAATATACTTAGTTTGGGTTAATGTGATAGATTTATGTGGTTCACAGTCACCCCTGGGAATAGGTAAATTCTTGCTAGCGATTCTGCTAGCAATGGCTTCCAGGAGTTCTCCTTCCAGTTACGTCATCCATTCACCTGTATCATGGTATGAGGATACTGGAACAGAAGTGCTGCTATGGTGATATGGAGACTCCCTACTGTGCCCGGCAGCAGAAGTATATGTACAGGGGAGGAAAAGCAAGATTTGAAAAGTATGGAGACAAAAACCAGTCTGtagaaaattcttccttttatcaGGCATGTTAAACCGTAAGAGGTAGATTCTGTTCTCATTGATGCCTGATTAAAATTGAAGTTTTGTCTTGTCAGGAATATATTTGATAATGCAGTGACACAGTTATAAACATtctaagcttttttttctttttttggtataaattttCTGAAGTAGAATTTATCAGAATTCCAGCGATTATAGGGAACCAACCAGAACCGCTGTGAATGGTGCATATGTTGGCACAAGAAATCACATTTTATATATCTTGAATGTCAATAATAAACAAGTTTCTATAGAAAATCATATTGTAAAATCATCATATGAAGAAGTAATCAAAGGTTATGCAGcaaaaaatgtaggaaaaatattATAGAGGTAGGACACTTAAGTAATATATACATTGTTACGTTTGTGATATTtgccaactttttaaaatgtgtaatttgaTGTGATTTCTTTACTTGTCCTAAATATTCACTTGCCTAATTTTAAGTctgtaattttgtattctttttcttaaagtagGCCTTCCAAATTATATAAGCTTCAGTTCCCACAAAACCTGGGTCTGCCCTGCTGTGCTGTAAGAATGCAACTGTGTGGCAAGGGCCCATGGGAGCTCACAGAGAGCTGTGTTTCTAGGATTCAGAGTTAGGACTGGAACTGCAGACGCAGGTGATGCAGAGATGCTGTGAGTCCTTTGGGATTTGGCAGGCCATTCTGGCTCTGCCTTTAGCATGTATGGTATTGCTCATTTTTCTGCATGAGGATTTGCTGGGTGCCCACTGCTCGTGGGGCCACGCGCTGTGGCTCCTGTTTA
This is a stretch of genomic DNA from Balaenoptera musculus isolate JJ_BM4_2016_0621 chromosome 11, mBalMus1.pri.v3, whole genome shotgun sequence. It encodes these proteins:
- the IQCF6 gene encoding IQ domain-containing protein F6 isoform X2, which produces MDTQNLEKAAIKIQSWWRGNMVRWTLLHAALRAWVIQCWWRLMQAKMLEQRRCLALRLYTCQEWAVVKVQAQVRMWQARRRFLQTHQAACIIQSHWRWHASQTRGLIQGRYEVRASRLELDIEILMT
- the IQCF6 gene encoding IQ domain-containing protein F6 isoform X1, which produces MGPRNENQLEKAAIKIQSWWRGNMVRWTLLHAALRAWVIQCWWRLMQAKMLEQRRCLALRLYTCQEWAVVKVQAQVRMWQARRRFLQTHQAACIIQSHWRWHASQTRGLIQGRYEVRASRLELDIEILMT